The following are from one region of the Chloroflexia bacterium SDU3-3 genome:
- a CDS encoding glycosyltransferase, with protein MITPIRRLRAAADAAAPWAMLAGATCVAAWNLRLLLRARVPQRSAAPALQRHPSVSVLVAAWNEAASIEAHLRSFQALRYPQIELILCAGGDDATLMLARHLASDRVTVIEQRPGDGKQRSLARCLEHASGEVVVLTDADCMYDDEALERLLAPIVNEGERITTGASRPLDSQMCQVLPRYLWASDLVASSQAPAYADGILGRNAAITRAALDQAGGLGFEARTGTDYQLAKRLLASGAAIRAVPESVVPTAYPDTLASYRSRQSRWLRNLLIYGARYRAYADIARTLRTVLTGAAMLLMPLATPLAGRLPLAAWATLLLHACLSKLRYAAFAERASGQRTPKALYPLVLPLTLLDFALWVLPIRDLLDPNRRGRW; from the coding sequence ATGATCACACCCATAAGGCGGCTGCGCGCCGCCGCTGACGCCGCCGCGCCCTGGGCCATGCTGGCCGGGGCCACCTGCGTGGCCGCCTGGAACCTGCGCCTGCTGCTGCGCGCTCGCGTGCCGCAGCGCAGCGCCGCGCCCGCGCTCCAGCGACACCCCTCGGTGAGCGTGCTGGTGGCCGCCTGGAACGAGGCGGCCAGCATCGAGGCCCACCTGCGCTCGTTCCAGGCCCTGCGCTACCCCCAGATCGAGCTTATCCTCTGCGCGGGTGGCGACGACGCCACCCTGATGCTGGCCCGCCACCTCGCATCCGACCGTGTGACCGTGATCGAGCAGCGGCCCGGCGATGGCAAGCAGCGCTCGCTGGCCCGCTGCCTAGAGCACGCCAGCGGCGAGGTGGTGGTGCTGACCGACGCCGACTGCATGTACGACGACGAGGCGCTGGAGCGGCTGCTGGCCCCGATCGTGAACGAGGGCGAGCGCATCACCACTGGCGCATCCAGGCCGCTTGACAGCCAGATGTGCCAGGTGCTGCCGCGCTACCTGTGGGCATCCGACCTAGTGGCCAGCAGCCAGGCCCCGGCCTACGCCGATGGCATCCTGGGGCGCAACGCCGCGATCACGCGGGCCGCGCTCGATCAGGCAGGTGGGCTGGGCTTCGAGGCGCGCACCGGCACCGACTACCAGCTTGCCAAACGTCTGCTGGCCAGCGGCGCGGCCATCCGCGCTGTGCCCGAGAGCGTGGTGCCCACGGCCTACCCCGACACGCTGGCCAGCTACCGCAGCCGCCAGTCGCGCTGGCTGCGCAACCTGCTGATCTACGGCGCGCGCTACCGCGCCTACGCCGACATCGCCCGCACGCTGCGCACGGTGCTCACCGGTGCGGCCATGCTGCTGATGCCGCTGGCCACGCCCCTGGCGGGCCGACTGCCGCTGGCGGCCTGGGCCACGCTGCTGCTGCACGCCTGCCTCTCCAAGCTGCGCTACGCCGCCTTCGCCGAGCGGGCCAGCGGCCAGCGCACCCCCAAGGCGCTCTACCCGCTGGTGCTGCCGCTCACACTGCTCGATTTTGCGCTCTGGGTGCTGCCGATCCGCGATCTACTCGATCCAAACAGGAGGGGGCGATGGTAG